In the genome of Desulfuromonas sp. DDH964, one region contains:
- the istB gene encoding IS21-like element helper ATPase IstB, with protein MLSHPTDDKLRALKLTGMLKALQEQRLSETADALSFEERLGLLVDREQTERDSRRLTTRLRTARLRQSACIEDLDWRAPRGLDRDLVLALAGGRYLAKGHNILITGPTGVGKSYLACALAHKACRLGCKTLYLRLPRFLEELALARADGRYPKMMDRVAKTQLLVLDDWGLAPMTAAGCRDLLEILEDRHNLRSTLITSQLPVEAWHDYLGDPTVADAILDRLIHNAYRLTLKGESMRKRRSQLDPIGNLA; from the coding sequence ATGCTCAGCCACCCCACCGACGACAAACTGCGCGCCCTCAAGCTGACCGGCATGCTCAAGGCCCTTCAGGAACAGCGCCTTAGCGAGACCGCCGATGCCTTGAGCTTCGAGGAGCGCCTCGGCCTGCTGGTCGACCGCGAGCAGACCGAGCGCGACAGCCGCCGGCTCACCACTCGCCTGCGCACGGCCCGGCTGCGTCAGAGCGCCTGCATCGAGGACCTCGACTGGAGGGCACCCCGGGGACTCGACCGCGACCTCGTGCTGGCGCTGGCCGGCGGTCGCTACCTCGCCAAGGGCCACAACATTCTCATCACCGGCCCCACCGGCGTCGGCAAGAGCTACCTCGCCTGCGCCTTGGCTCACAAGGCCTGCCGCCTCGGCTGCAAGACCCTCTACCTGCGCCTGCCCCGCTTCCTGGAGGAACTGGCCCTCGCGCGGGCCGACGGCCGCTACCCCAAGATGATGGATAGAGTCGCCAAGACTCAACTGCTCGTCCTCGACGATTGGGGGCTCGCCCCCATGACCGCCGCCGGTTGCCGCGATCTGCTCGAAATCCTCGAGGACCGCCACAATCTGCGTTCGACCCTGATCACCAGCCAGCTTCCGGTCGAAGCCTGGCACGACTACCTCGGGGATCCGACGGTCGCCGACGCCATCCTCGACCGCCTCATCCACAACGCCTACCGGCTCACCTTGAAAGGAGAATCGATGCGCAAAC